The following proteins come from a genomic window of Proteiniphilum propionicum:
- a CDS encoding N-acetylmuramoyl-L-alanine amidase, with protein MRKINKIIIHCSATPEGRHVTVQDIDRWHRDRGFSQIGYHWVIYLDGSIHKGRSEEIAGAHVVGHNANSVGICYIGGVDEMMRPKDTRTKEQRATMRSLVSSLKNKHPDATVHGHNEFAAKACPSFDVKKEF; from the coding sequence ATGAGAAAGATAAATAAAATAATAATCCACTGCTCTGCAACCCCTGAAGGAAGGCATGTAACAGTACAGGATATAGACCGTTGGCATAGAGATCGGGGATTCTCGCAAATTGGATATCACTGGGTCATTTACCTGGACGGATCAATCCACAAAGGTAGATCAGAAGAAATTGCCGGAGCTCATGTGGTTGGCCATAATGCAAACAGTGTTGGTATATGCTATATTGGCGGTGTAGATGAAATGATGCGTCCAAAAGACACCAGAACAAAAGAGCAACGAGCAACCATGCGAAGTTTGGTTAGTTCTCTCAAAAATAAACATCCTGATGCAACAGTCCACGGACATAATGAGTTTGCTGCAAAGGCTTGTCCAAGTTTCGATGTGAAAAAAGAATTTTAA